In Sphingomonas sp. G-3-2-10, a single window of DNA contains:
- a CDS encoding bifunctional diguanylate cyclase/phosphodiesterase has protein sequence MPIPAAVIERRGRDFEFEAVNRPFRLAGLGTIASESPVVRLLGPHLRRFFESDQTHQEINWQFGDEVDCRYFRVMFARRANVRGLDRALVSLIDQTAELRTEQSLRREMMTDSLTGLPNRAGFSDEVEAALSPGTAADYAVLVVNLDRFSRVNACMGGLAGDELLISVARRLKGALRGRDILARLNGDEFGVLLVLDDGPNDALHVAKRIQAALANPFRLSDFEIRVDCAIGIALGSDNDGDSEDLVRNAQFAVKRSKQSSRTETYHTHAFDIAREQFGMETELRRAIEEGALSLYFQPICDLATGRITSFEALARWTNEDGVSLSPNDFIPVAEESGLIVPLGRWAMDEAARTLAAWDAQAGGDCGVKVAVNLSAIQLQRDQIPTMVRAALDRHGIGGNRLTLELTESAIVTDPDRITQTMKALKDLGTTLAMDDFGTGYSNLAYLQKLPIDLLKIDRSFVSGMLADRDKVAIVRAILSLAQALGMQTTAEGIETNELAQTLAALGCTYGQGFLYARPLAQSEAYSLIGQRNG, from the coding sequence ATGCCGATCCCCGCCGCGGTGATAGAACGGCGCGGCCGGGACTTCGAATTCGAAGCAGTCAATCGCCCGTTCCGCCTCGCCGGTCTCGGCACGATCGCGTCCGAATCGCCCGTCGTCCGCCTGCTCGGCCCGCATCTCCGCCGCTTTTTCGAGTCGGATCAGACGCATCAGGAGATCAACTGGCAGTTCGGCGACGAAGTCGATTGCCGCTATTTCCGGGTGATGTTCGCCCGGCGCGCCAATGTCCGCGGCCTCGATCGCGCGCTGGTCAGCCTGATCGATCAGACCGCCGAGCTGCGCACCGAACAGAGCCTGCGCCGCGAGATGATGACCGACAGCCTCACCGGGCTGCCGAATCGCGCCGGGTTCAGCGACGAAGTCGAAGCCGCGCTCTCGCCCGGTACGGCTGCCGACTATGCCGTGCTGGTCGTCAATCTCGATCGCTTCAGCCGGGTCAACGCCTGTATGGGCGGCCTTGCCGGCGACGAATTGCTGATCTCGGTCGCCCGCCGCCTCAAGGGCGCGCTGCGCGGCCGCGACATCCTCGCCCGCCTCAACGGCGACGAGTTCGGCGTGCTGCTGGTTCTCGACGATGGCCCCAACGATGCGCTGCATGTCGCCAAGCGCATCCAGGCCGCGCTCGCCAATCCCTTCCGCCTCTCGGACTTCGAGATTCGGGTCGATTGCGCCATCGGCATCGCGCTCGGATCGGACAATGACGGCGACAGCGAGGATCTGGTCCGCAACGCCCAGTTCGCGGTGAAGCGCTCCAAACAGTCGAGCCGCACCGAAACCTATCACACCCACGCCTTCGACATCGCCCGCGAGCAATTCGGCATGGAGACCGAACTGCGCCGCGCGATCGAGGAAGGGGCGCTCTCGCTCTATTTCCAGCCGATCTGCGATCTGGCCACCGGCCGGATCACTTCGTTCGAAGCGCTCGCCCGCTGGACCAACGAGGATGGCGTCAGCCTCTCGCCCAACGACTTTATTCCGGTCGCCGAGGAATCGGGCCTGATCGTTCCGCTCGGCCGCTGGGCGATGGACGAAGCGGCGAGGACGCTGGCGGCATGGGATGCGCAGGCCGGCGGCGATTGCGGCGTGAAGGTCGCGGTCAATCTCTCCGCCATCCAGCTTCAGCGCGACCAGATCCCGACGATGGTGCGCGCCGCGCTCGACCGCCACGGCATCGGTGGCAACCGCCTGACACTCGAACTGACCGAAAGCGCAATCGTCACCGATCCCGATCGCATCACCCAGACGATGAAGGCGCTGAAGGATCTCGGCACCACGCTGGCGATGGACGATTTCGGCACCGGCTATTCGAACCTCGCCTATCTGCAAAAGCTGCCGATCGACCTGCTAAAGATCGACCGCAGCTTCGTCTCGGGTATGCTGGCCGATCGCGACAAGGTCGCCATCGTCCGCGCCATCCTGTCGCTTGCGCAGGCGCTCGGCATGCAGACCACCGCCGAAGGCATCGAAACCAACGAACTCGCCCAGACCCTCGCCGCGCTGGGCTGCACCTACGGCCAGGGCTTCCTCTACGCCCGCCCGCTCGCGCAGAGCGAGGCGTACAGCCTGATCGGCCAGCGGAACGGGTAA
- the dcd gene encoding dCTP deaminase, giving the protein MAILSDRWIREQAQNHGMIEPFVEAQRREGCISYGLSSYGYDARVADEFKIFTNIDSAVVDPKDFSSTSFVDRKTDVCIIPPNSFALARTVEYFRVPRDVLVICLGKSTYARCGIIVNVTPLEPEWEGHVTLEFSNTTPLPAKIYANEGACQFLFLKGNEPCETSYADRAGKYMGQRGVTLPRL; this is encoded by the coding sequence ATGGCAATACTTTCCGACCGCTGGATTCGCGAACAGGCTCAGAACCACGGCATGATCGAGCCGTTCGTCGAGGCGCAGCGGCGCGAGGGATGCATCAGCTATGGCCTGAGCTCGTACGGCTATGACGCGCGGGTGGCGGACGAGTTCAAGATCTTCACCAATATCGACAGCGCGGTGGTCGATCCGAAGGACTTTTCCTCGACCAGTTTCGTCGATCGCAAGACCGATGTGTGCATCATCCCACCGAACAGTTTCGCGCTGGCCCGGACGGTCGAATATTTCCGGGTGCCGCGCGACGTGCTGGTCATCTGCCTCGGCAAATCGACCTATGCGCGGTGCGGGATCATCGTGAACGTCACCCCGCTCGAGCCCGAATGGGAAGGTCATGTGACGCTCGAATTCTCGAACACGACGCCCCTGCCCGCCAAGATCTATGCGAACGAAGGTGCCTGCCAGTTCCTGTTCCTGAAGGGGAACGAGCCCTGCGAGACCAGCTACGCCGATCGTGCCGGCAAATATATGGGCCAGCGAGGCGTGACGCTTCCTCGCCTCTGA
- a CDS encoding N-acetyltransferase produces the protein MIALVPLAQVDPLAVESLLDHAFGAERRERTAYRIRTGTEAIPELSFAAIAEDGSLAGTIQCWPVLIACDGGESRPLVMVGPVAVEPELQQGGIGRALMDRMLEAVPEGESLMLIGDPEYYGRFFGFSADRTGGWRLPGPFEARRLLARGINVPDCAGELGPRILSPA, from the coding sequence GTGATCGCATTGGTGCCGCTTGCTCAGGTTGACCCGCTGGCCGTCGAGTCGTTGCTCGACCATGCTTTCGGTGCCGAGCGACGGGAGCGCACCGCGTATCGCATTCGAACTGGGACCGAGGCGATCCCGGAGCTGAGCTTTGCGGCCATTGCCGAGGACGGCAGCCTTGCCGGAACCATCCAGTGCTGGCCGGTGCTGATCGCCTGCGACGGCGGCGAATCGCGGCCGCTGGTGATGGTGGGGCCGGTCGCGGTCGAGCCGGAGCTGCAGCAGGGCGGCATCGGGCGCGCGCTCATGGACCGGATGCTCGAGGCGGTTCCCGAGGGCGAATCGCTGATGCTGATCGGCGATCCCGAATATTATGGCCGCTTCTTCGGCTTCTCGGCGGACCGCACCGGAGGGTGGCGATTGCCGGGGCCGTTCGAGGCTCGGCGGTTGCTGGCGCGAGGCATCAACGTGCCCGATTGCGCCGGCGAACTGGGGCCGCGAATCCTGTCGCCTGCTTGA
- a CDS encoding CoA pyrophosphatase, with protein sequence MTLAERLRAALETQHDPILLTGDFHDFDPDEVTRPAAVLIPVTDRADPGVILTVRNANMRRHAGQIAFPGGRIDPEDDGPIDAALREAEEEIALPRSAVQVIGTGDRYRTVTGYCVTPVIGVVTPDLVLRPAEAEVAEVFEVPLSFLLNRDNHVEGSADYQGQMRRFYEIPWEGRHIWGATAAMIVNLSKRLQWTA encoded by the coding sequence ATGACTCTGGCCGAGCGCCTGCGCGCCGCGCTGGAGACGCAGCACGACCCGATCCTGCTGACCGGCGATTTCCACGATTTCGACCCTGACGAAGTGACCCGCCCCGCCGCGGTGCTGATTCCGGTGACCGACCGCGCCGACCCCGGCGTGATCCTGACCGTGCGCAACGCCAACATGCGACGCCACGCGGGACAGATCGCCTTTCCCGGCGGGCGGATCGACCCCGAGGATGACGGCCCGATCGACGCCGCGCTGCGCGAAGCCGAGGAGGAGATCGCCCTGCCCCGCAGCGCCGTTCAGGTGATCGGCACCGGCGACCGATACCGCACCGTGACCGGATATTGCGTGACGCCGGTGATCGGCGTGGTGACGCCCGATCTGGTGCTGCGGCCCGCCGAAGCCGAAGTCGCCGAAGTGTTCGAAGTGCCGCTCAGCTTCCTGCTGAACCGCGACAATCATGTCGAAGGTTCGGCCGACTATCAGGGGCAGATGCGCCGATTCTATGAGATTCCGTGGGAGGGCCGCCACATCTGGGGCGCCACCGCGGCGATGATCGTCAACCTTTCGAAACGGCTGCAATGGACCGCATGA
- a CDS encoding tetratricopeptide repeat protein, which produces MRHLLVGLTMMAPLALVAMPAQAQEGDRVASSAIAQGDMIGAEKALLQELRIHPGRPELLLNLAAVYARTGRASEARGLYRQVLGQRDVLMDLSAERTAGSHAVAATGLRRLETTQFTAR; this is translated from the coding sequence ATGCGTCATCTGCTCGTCGGCCTCACCATGATGGCCCCGCTTGCGCTGGTCGCGATGCCGGCCCAAGCTCAGGAAGGCGACCGAGTCGCCAGCTCCGCGATCGCCCAGGGCGACATGATCGGCGCCGAGAAGGCGCTGCTTCAGGAGCTTCGCATTCATCCCGGCCGTCCCGAATTGCTGCTCAATCTCGCCGCGGTCTATGCGCGCACCGGCCGCGCCAGCGAGGCGCGGGGCCTGTATCGTCAGGTGCTGGGCCAGCGCGACGTGCTGATGGACTTGTCGGCCGAGCGTACTGCGGGGTCGCACGCGGTCGCGGCCACCGGTCTGCGCCGCCTCGAGACCACGCAGTTCACCGCGCGCTGA
- a CDS encoding MotA/TolQ/ExbB proton channel family protein — MFTTILAAGANAGAPPANFDVLHALNEGGIISWATAIILTVMLFFTLYILFTKVFEQQKILNQGKRVRQTFWSAGSLREGAAKLAKNSAYRQLVDDALQAQDQYKELTDPMEAHDWLHGSLARSEATINSQLGTGLAFLASVGSTAPFIGLFGTVVGIFRALIKIGAEGQASIGTVAGPVGEALIMTALGLVVAVPAVLAYNWLQRRNKSIAEQMGAFSNDVLGYLASDGRVRPTVKKGAAPAAKAPQASTTAA, encoded by the coding sequence ATGTTCACGACCATTCTCGCTGCCGGAGCCAATGCTGGAGCGCCGCCCGCCAACTTCGACGTCCTGCACGCTCTGAACGAAGGCGGGATCATTTCGTGGGCGACCGCGATCATCCTGACCGTGATGCTGTTCTTCACGCTCTACATCCTGTTCACCAAGGTGTTCGAGCAGCAGAAGATCCTCAACCAGGGCAAGCGCGTCCGTCAGACCTTCTGGTCGGCCGGCAGCCTGCGTGAAGGCGCCGCGAAGCTCGCCAAGAACTCGGCCTATCGCCAGCTCGTCGACGACGCGCTCCAGGCGCAGGACCAGTACAAGGAACTGACCGATCCGATGGAAGCCCATGACTGGCTGCACGGCTCGCTCGCCCGTTCGGAAGCCACGATCAACTCGCAGCTCGGCACCGGCCTCGCGTTCCTCGCGTCGGTGGGTTCGACCGCACCGTTCATCGGTCTGTTCGGTACCGTGGTCGGCATCTTCCGCGCGCTGATCAAGATCGGCGCCGAAGGTCAGGCCTCGATCGGCACCGTCGCCGGCCCGGTCGGTGAAGCACTGATCATGACCGCGCTCGGTCTCGTCGTCGCCGTTCCGGCCGTGCTCGCCTACAACTGGCTGCAGCGTCGCAACAAGTCGATCGCCGAGCAGATGGGTGCGTTCTCGAACGACGTTCTCGGCTACCTCGCCTCGGACGGCCGCGTGCGCCCGACCGTGAAGAAGGGCGCCGCGCCGGCTGCCAAGGCTCCGCAGGCCTCGACGACCGCCGCCTAA
- a CDS encoding biopolymer transporter ExbD, whose protein sequence is MAMSVGGDSAEEKSMSDINTTPLVDVMLVLLIIFLIAIPTVIQSVELELPKVVYEPTETKPENVLLAVRASPEGQCQVYWGMAPVTSEELYNRAQKKLEAEINKQGGLTAANLELPEAHIRGDINTPYRCIGATIFTMQRAGFIKVGFISEPPPNSQL, encoded by the coding sequence ATGGCGATGAGTGTGGGTGGAGATTCCGCCGAAGAAAAATCGATGTCGGACATCAACACGACGCCCCTCGTGGACGTCATGCTGGTTCTGCTCATCATCTTCCTGATCGCGATCCCGACGGTGATTCAGTCGGTGGAGCTCGAACTGCCGAAGGTGGTTTACGAGCCGACCGAAACGAAGCCGGAGAACGTGCTTCTGGCCGTCCGCGCCAGCCCCGAGGGTCAGTGCCAGGTTTACTGGGGCATGGCTCCGGTGACGAGCGAAGAGCTGTACAACCGCGCGCAGAAGAAGCTGGAAGCCGAGATCAACAAGCAGGGTGGTCTCACCGCCGCCAATCTCGAACTGCCGGAAGCGCATATCCGTGGTGACATCAACACGCCGTATCGTTGCATCGGCGCCACGATCTTCACCATGCAGCGTGCAGGGTTCATCAAGGTCGGCTTCATTTCCGAGCCGCCGCCCAACTCGCAGCTGTAA
- a CDS encoding DUF1285 domain-containing protein yields the protein MPTPPPPDFANLSLAEIARLVEEKKLPPVERWNPTHCGHSDMRIARDGTWFHQGSPIGRIAMVKLFSTILRREPDGSFVLVTPVEKLDIGVEDAPFQAVELKVEGSNDNMRLAFRLNTDELVTAGPERGLRFEAGEDGPRPYLHVRNGLEALVSRSVYYELAQIALSNGSEPPGVWSDGAFFPLEPSSEGEA from the coding sequence ATGCCGACGCCCCCTCCCCCCGATTTCGCGAACCTGTCGCTGGCCGAGATCGCGCGGCTGGTGGAAGAGAAGAAACTGCCGCCGGTCGAGCGGTGGAACCCGACCCATTGCGGCCATAGCGACATGCGCATCGCCCGCGACGGGACCTGGTTTCACCAAGGATCGCCGATCGGCCGCATCGCGATGGTGAAGCTGTTCTCGACGATCCTGCGGCGCGAGCCGGACGGATCGTTCGTGCTGGTTACCCCGGTCGAGAAACTCGACATCGGAGTGGAGGACGCTCCGTTCCAGGCGGTGGAGCTGAAGGTCGAGGGCAGCAATGACAATATGCGCCTCGCCTTTCGTCTGAATACCGACGAGCTGGTGACCGCCGGCCCCGAACGCGGCCTGCGTTTCGAAGCGGGGGAGGACGGCCCGCGCCCCTATCTGCACGTCAGAAACGGCCTGGAAGCGCTGGTTTCGCGCAGCGTCTATTACGAACTGGCCCAGATCGCCCTGTCCAACGGCAGCGAGCCGCCGGGCGTGTGGAGCGACGGCGCCTTCTTCCCGCTGGAACCGTCCTCCGAGGGTGAGGCATGA
- the parC gene encoding DNA topoisomerase IV subunit A: MALDTDIIEPAGPSDVPFDSALSERYLVYAMSTITARSLPDVRDGLKPVHRRLLWAMRLLRLDPAQGYKKCARVVGDVIGKYHPHGDQSVYDAMVRLAQTFSLRYPLVDGQGNFGNIDGDNAAAYRYTEARLTQVAIDLMDGLDENATDFRPTYNGEEEEPELFPGLFPNLLANGAAGIAVGMATSIPPHNAAELIDAAIALIDNPQANVLDYVKGPDFPTGGIVADSALAIAESYNTGRGGFRVRARIEKVIEKGGGWHLVVSEIPYGVQKGKLIEGIADLINEKKLPILGDVRDESAEDIRIVIEPRSRTVNAEDLIHSLYRMSDLEVRVPLNLNVLDKNRTPRVMSLRDALAAWVEHQFVVLRRRSEHRLAKIADRLELLTGYIIAFLNLDRVIEIIRTEDEPKPVMIAEFELTDRQAEAILNMRLRSLRRLEEMELRREKEGLEKEKADLELLLSSDARQRTRMKRDLGRIRDRYGPETALGKRRTSIEEAAPAREIPLEAMIEREPITVILSQRGWIRAMKGHVEDTGGEALKFKEGDGPFLAFHAQTTDKLLLAADNGRFYTLGADKLPGGRGFGEPVRLMIDLEGERQIVTLLPASSAPKLLVAASDGRGFVVKSEDVIAETRKGKQVVTPRPGAHLRLVKPIGAEDDAVAAIGDNRKMLVFPLSEVAEMARGQGVQLQRYRDGGLSDAKTFRMADGLSWAMGGDTGRTRSETDLTPWRAARGAAGRMPPTGFPRDNKF, translated from the coding sequence ATGGCACTCGACACCGACATCATCGAACCCGCTGGCCCGTCCGACGTTCCCTTCGATAGCGCGCTTTCCGAGCGTTATCTCGTCTATGCGATGTCGACGATCACCGCGCGTTCGCTGCCGGACGTGCGCGACGGGCTGAAGCCTGTCCATCGCCGCCTGCTATGGGCGATGCGACTGCTCCGCCTCGATCCCGCGCAAGGCTACAAGAAGTGCGCCCGCGTCGTGGGCGACGTGATCGGCAAATATCACCCGCATGGCGACCAGTCGGTCTATGACGCGATGGTCCGCCTCGCCCAGACCTTCTCGCTGCGCTACCCGCTCGTCGACGGGCAGGGCAATTTCGGCAATATCGATGGCGATAACGCCGCGGCCTATCGCTACACCGAAGCCCGTCTGACCCAGGTCGCGATCGATCTGATGGACGGCCTCGACGAGAATGCCACCGATTTCCGCCCAACCTATAACGGCGAAGAGGAAGAGCCCGAGCTGTTCCCGGGCCTGTTCCCGAACCTGCTCGCCAATGGCGCGGCGGGCATCGCGGTGGGCATGGCGACCAGCATCCCGCCGCACAACGCCGCCGAGCTGATCGACGCCGCCATCGCGCTGATCGACAATCCCCAGGCGAACGTGCTCGATTATGTGAAGGGCCCCGATTTCCCGACCGGCGGCATCGTCGCCGACAGCGCGCTCGCCATCGCCGAATCCTACAATACCGGCCGCGGTGGCTTCCGTGTCCGCGCGCGCATCGAGAAGGTGATCGAAAAGGGCGGGGGCTGGCACCTCGTCGTGTCGGAGATTCCCTATGGCGTGCAGAAGGGCAAGCTGATCGAGGGCATCGCCGACCTGATCAACGAGAAGAAGCTCCCGATCCTCGGCGATGTGCGCGACGAGAGCGCCGAGGATATCCGCATCGTCATCGAACCGCGCAGCCGTACGGTGAATGCCGAGGATCTGATCCACAGCCTCTATCGCATGTCGGACCTCGAAGTCCGCGTCCCGCTCAATCTCAACGTGCTCGACAAGAACCGCACGCCGCGCGTGATGAGCCTGCGCGACGCGCTCGCCGCCTGGGTCGAGCATCAGTTCGTCGTCCTGCGCCGCCGGTCCGAGCATCGGTTGGCGAAGATCGCCGACCGGCTCGAACTGCTCACCGGCTACATCATCGCCTTCCTCAACCTCGACCGGGTGATCGAGATCATCCGCACCGAGGACGAACCCAAGCCGGTGATGATCGCCGAATTCGAACTGACCGACCGCCAGGCCGAAGCCATCCTCAACATGCGCCTGCGCAGCCTGCGCCGGCTCGAGGAAATGGAGCTTCGCCGCGAGAAGGAAGGGCTGGAAAAGGAAAAGGCCGATCTGGAACTGCTGCTCTCGTCCGACGCGCGCCAGCGCACCCGGATGAAGCGCGACCTCGGCCGGATCCGGGACCGCTACGGCCCCGAAACCGCGCTCGGCAAGCGCCGCACCAGCATCGAGGAAGCGGCCCCCGCGCGCGAAATCCCGCTCGAGGCGATGATCGAACGCGAGCCGATCACCGTGATCCTGTCGCAGCGCGGCTGGATCCGCGCGATGAAGGGCCATGTCGAGGATACCGGCGGCGAAGCGTTGAAGTTCAAGGAAGGCGATGGCCCGTTCCTCGCCTTCCATGCCCAGACCACCGACAAGCTGCTCCTCGCTGCCGACAATGGCCGTTTCTACACGCTGGGGGCCGACAAGCTCCCGGGCGGCCGTGGCTTCGGCGAACCGGTACGCCTGATGATCGACCTTGAGGGCGAGCGTCAGATCGTGACCCTGCTCCCCGCCAGCAGCGCTCCGAAGCTGCTCGTCGCCGCCAGCGACGGACGCGGCTTCGTGGTGAAGTCCGAGGATGTGATCGCCGAGACCCGCAAGGGCAAGCAGGTCGTCACCCCGCGTCCGGGCGCGCATCTCCGGCTGGTCAAGCCGATCGGCGCCGAGGACGACGCCGTCGCCGCGATCGGCGACAATCGCAAGATGCTGGTCTTCCCGCTCTCCGAAGTCGCCGAAATGGCGCGGGGGCAGGGCGTCCAGCTCCAGCGGTACCGCGATGGCGGCCTGTCCGACGCAAAGACCTTCCGCATGGCGGACGGGTTGAGCTGGGCAATGGGCGGCGACACCGGCCGCACCCGTTCGGAAACCGATCTCACCCCCTGGCGCGCGGCGCGCGGCGCGGCGGGCCGGATGCCGCCCACCGGTTTCCCCCGGGACAACAAGTTCTAG
- a CDS encoding dihydroneopterin aldolase encodes MNDLLQLQVHDLEVQVLTGIYSEETHLPQPLRISITVDLALPERFAPDTPLSASKSYMDIKHAATTALPQGVHFTLIEGVADHICETLFVSDDRVKRIEVKIVKLAIAEDGESIGINLVRNRR; translated from the coding sequence TTGAACGACCTCCTCCAGCTCCAGGTGCACGACCTCGAAGTCCAGGTCCTGACCGGCATCTATTCGGAGGAGACTCACCTCCCGCAGCCGCTGCGCATCTCGATCACGGTCGATCTCGCGCTGCCGGAACGCTTCGCGCCGGATACGCCGCTCAGCGCATCGAAGAGCTATATGGACATCAAGCACGCGGCCACCACCGCGCTGCCGCAGGGCGTTCACTTCACCCTGATCGAAGGTGTCGCCGACCATATCTGCGAGACTCTGTTCGTCTCGGACGATCGCGTGAAGCGAATCGAAGTGAAGATCGTGAAGCTCGCGATCGCCGAGGACGGCGAGTCGATCGGCATCAATCTGGTCCGCAACCGCCGCTGA
- a CDS encoding CCA tRNA nucleotidyltransferase yields MDRMILPHADWRDRVGLAGLARVLTPARFVGGAVRDTLLGIPVADIDIATPHPPEAVIDMLKESGIRVVPTGLQHGTVTAVLESGPVEVTTLRRDVSTDGRHATVAFTDDWREDAARRDFTMNALYADPVTGEIFDYFEGLADLEARKVRFIGDPLQRIAEDHLRILRFFRFLARFGDAPDAEGLEACVTRAKDLMALSRERIADELLKLLVAKDAVGVMRLMVDRGILLPVIPEITAEGVERLAALAPREAEAGVAPNAMRRLMALLPADPAVAETVGARLRLSKAQRKRLAIAAAAPDSEPKALAYRSGVEGAVDRLLLSDRPVSETVSIRDWEPPRFPLSGGAIVARGVKAGPDVARLMRRVEDQWAAEGFPDAARVEAIADVMVGQSL; encoded by the coding sequence ATGGACCGCATGATTCTTCCTCACGCGGACTGGCGCGACCGGGTGGGCCTTGCCGGACTGGCGCGCGTCCTGACACCGGCGCGCTTCGTGGGCGGCGCGGTGCGCGATACGCTGCTGGGAATTCCGGTGGCCGATATCGACATCGCAACGCCGCACCCGCCCGAAGCAGTGATCGATATGCTGAAGGAATCCGGCATCCGCGTGGTGCCGACCGGATTGCAGCACGGCACGGTGACCGCGGTGCTGGAGAGCGGGCCGGTGGAAGTCACCACGCTGCGCCGCGATGTTTCGACCGACGGGCGGCATGCGACGGTGGCGTTCACCGACGACTGGCGCGAGGATGCCGCACGGCGCGATTTCACGATGAACGCGCTGTATGCCGACCCGGTGACCGGCGAGATTTTCGATTATTTCGAGGGACTTGCCGATCTGGAGGCGCGCAAGGTGCGCTTCATCGGCGATCCGTTGCAGCGTATCGCCGAGGATCATCTGCGTATCCTGCGCTTCTTCCGCTTCCTCGCCCGGTTCGGCGACGCGCCCGATGCCGAGGGGCTGGAAGCCTGCGTGACGCGCGCCAAGGATCTGATGGCGCTGAGCCGCGAGCGGATCGCCGACGAACTGCTCAAGCTGCTGGTGGCGAAGGACGCGGTGGGCGTGATGCGGCTGATGGTGGACCGCGGCATCCTGCTGCCCGTGATCCCCGAGATCACTGCCGAGGGCGTCGAGCGGCTGGCGGCACTGGCACCGCGCGAGGCCGAGGCTGGTGTCGCCCCCAATGCGATGCGGCGGCTGATGGCGCTGCTTCCGGCCGATCCGGCGGTGGCCGAGACGGTGGGCGCGCGGCTACGGCTGTCCAAGGCGCAGCGCAAGCGGCTGGCGATTGCGGCGGCGGCGCCCGACAGCGAGCCCAAGGCCCTCGCCTATCGTTCGGGCGTCGAAGGCGCAGTCGACCGGCTGCTGCTGTCAGACCGTCCCGTGTCGGAAACTGTCTCGATTCGGGACTGGGAACCGCCGCGTTTTCCGCTGTCGGGCGGCGCGATCGTCGCGCGCGGGGTGAAGGCAGGGCCGGACGTGGCGCGGCTGATGCGGCGAGTCGAGGATCAGTGGGCCGCGGAGGGGTTTCCTGATGCGGCTCGGGTTGAGGCTATTGCGGATGTGATGGTGGGACAATCACTCTAG
- a CDS encoding biopolymer transporter ExbD: protein MAMSAGSAEGEPMVEMNTTPLIDVMLVLLIMMIITIPIQSHAVKIDLPQTPKDAVKPPVDPEKNKIFIDEAGRVFWNSVPVDDTLLRQYLDATKAQPVEPELHFQPAPTARYEVVDHVLAIVKRANITKLGFVGNEQYGRDF from the coding sequence ATGGCAATGAGTGCAGGTAGCGCCGAAGGCGAACCGATGGTGGAAATGAACACGACGCCGTTGATCGACGTCATGCTCGTTCTGCTCATCATGATGATCATCACCATCCCGATCCAGTCGCACGCGGTGAAGATCGACCTTCCGCAGACGCCGAAGGATGCGGTGAAGCCGCCGGTCGATCCGGAGAAGAACAAGATCTTCATCGACGAAGCCGGCCGTGTGTTCTGGAACAGCGTTCCGGTCGATGACACGCTGCTTCGTCAGTATCTGGACGCGACCAAGGCGCAGCCGGTCGAGCCGGAGCTTCACTTCCAGCCCGCGCCGACCGCGCGGTACGAAGTGGTCGATCACGTTCTCGCGATCGTGAAGCGCGCAAACATCACCAAGCTCGGCTTCGTCGGCAACGAGCAGTACGGCAGGGACTTCTAA
- a CDS encoding energy transducer TonB: protein MAYADRNASGSRMVAIVMVALIVAGLGYVFVTGLAYQYIKKKAEQLDVFDVQDPPPPPEEVPPPPPPPDSPVPPPPTQVYAPPTNIPVPSPNQVSTAPDIPPPPPTSPPAPPAPPAPPAPPPPPPKPAKKLTPRGSPQSWVTNDDYPAAALRAEQQGTTSFRLDVDATGKVTNCTITGSSGSSLLDNTACSLLKRRARFSPAEDSAGNKMPASWPSRFRWELPKD from the coding sequence ATGGCTTACGCTGACCGGAATGCAAGTGGCAGCCGAATGGTCGCGATCGTGATGGTCGCGCTCATTGTGGCTGGCCTGGGCTACGTCTTCGTCACTGGACTGGCCTATCAATATATCAAGAAGAAGGCTGAGCAGCTGGACGTCTTCGACGTTCAGGATCCTCCGCCCCCGCCCGAGGAGGTTCCGCCTCCTCCGCCCCCACCAGATTCGCCGGTTCCGCCGCCGCCGACTCAGGTCTATGCACCGCCGACGAACATCCCGGTGCCTAGCCCGAACCAGGTGAGCACGGCTCCGGATATTCCGCCGCCGCCGCCGACGAGCCCTCCGGCTCCGCCTGCGCCGCCTGCGCCGCCCGCGCCGCCGCCTCCTCCGCCGAAGCCGGCGAAGAAGCTGACGCCGCGTGGCAGCCCGCAGAGCTGGGTGACGAACGACGACTATCCCGCGGCCGCTCTGCGCGCCGAGCAGCAGGGCACCACCAGCTTCCGTCTCGACGTGGACGCGACTGGCAAGGTGACCAACTGCACCATCACGGGATCGAGCGGCTCGTCCTTGCTCGACAATACGGCCTGTTCGCTGCTCAAGCGCCGCGCCCGGTTCTCGCCGGCCGAGGATAGTGCAGGGAACAAGATGCCCGCGAGCTGGCCGAGCCGGTTCCGTTGGGAATTGCCGAAGGACTGA